The Aedes aegypti strain LVP_AGWG chromosome 3, AaegL5.0 Primary Assembly, whole genome shotgun sequence genome contains a region encoding:
- the LOC110678979 gene encoding uncharacterized protein LOC110678979: MQQVIDQSEVSLLSGSEVAVLLENAQEIGQNTPASHEEISYHAEYMANEGQLPIGNLENNIIQVISEKIEKASDCIIHAITSKIEASLAKSVAAIKSDFDLKMQAALRVRHENTEMDPKFKFSPVATVEEIRQLETDLADESNQNKLINYMRKIIGPNGDTCNGQNMSYLLVDCLFERQVLINCSWSGGSKSNLPKFAMKDCKNILDVFFTIVHNVNPTFSVKLLEDFFKQILRNAKTSCQAKGLRQSTIHRRVKKGKKHARDENLDYRDDHISTHGLKHESIDLDVSDNQDQDESEVNIDDENDKENIMEDEDSFDE; encoded by the exons ATGCAACAAGTCATCGATCAATCTGAGGTGTCCCTGCTCAGCGGATCAGAGGTTGCCGTTTTGTTGGAAAATGCTCAAGAAATAGGACAGAACACGCCAGCTTCACATGAGGAAATCAGCTACCATGCTGAATATATGGCTAATGAAGGACAG CTACCGATCGGAAACTTGGAAAACAATATCATCCAAGTGATCTCAGAGAAAATCGAGAAGGCGAGTGATTGTATTATCCATGCCATTACAAGTAAAATTGAGGCATCTCTCGCCAAATCTGTTGCGGCAATAAAAAGCGACTTTGATCTGAAGATGCAAGCAGCCCTGCGTGTCCGACACGAAAATACGGAAATGGatccgaaattcaaattttcgccGGTAGCAACTGTAGAAGAAATCAGGCAACTGGAAACGGATTTGGCTGATGAATCCAATCAGAACAAACTT ATAAATTACATGCGGAAAATCATTGGCCCGAACGGAGACACTTGTAACGGTCAAAACATGTCTTACTTACTCGTGGATTGCTTGTTCGAACGACAAGTTCTGATTAATTGCTCCTGGAGTGGAGGAAGCAAATCGAATCTTCCAAAATTTGCAATGAAagattgcaaaaatatattggaTGTGTTCTTTACAATTGTCCACAACGTAAATCCTACATTTTCGGTAAAATTACTGGAGGACTTTTTCAAACAGATTTTGCGAAACGCAAAAACTAGCTGTCAAGCAAAGGGATTGCGACAATCTACAATCCATCGACGggtaaaaaaaggaaaaaagcaTGCTCGAG ATGAAAATCTTGACTACCGTGATGATCATATTTCAACACATGGATTGAAGCACGAGTCTATCGACCTTGATGTTTCCGACAATCAAGACCAGGATGAATCAGAggtgaacattgatgatgaaaACGACAAAGAAAACATCATGGAAGACGAAGACAGCTTCGATGAATGA